The following are from one region of the Desulfovibrio sp. JC010 genome:
- a CDS encoding ATP-binding protein, translating into MNNPFRFNTLRPSDPFCDREKELVDLITHGMNGANVTLFSPRRYGKTSLIKRAQNELHDQGAYVFYVDFYRVMSVEDLASRLARAVYEGLSEYVSFFEKGKKALLEFFRTYRPVFTPTEDGGIEIDVRATEGISGYDLLESLLKEIGRFAEKADRPVHIAMDEFQDIVEVDKGKTEALLRTHIQMHGAGYIFAGSRRRILKSMFTDRHRPFYNSTLLMELPPLPHEDLVEYIVDLFSKGGKSISREAAVLVSSLVDQYPYYAQLFSYLLFGMGTDPSLDDVDECFESLLASERYSYQGIVDGLTPVQLALLVGLAKFPGSKVTSQVFLKETNLSSGGVQKALKHLSVQDLISDEKNGWELVDPVFRKWLIRTF; encoded by the coding sequence ATGAATAATCCTTTCCGCTTTAACACCTTACGCCCCAGCGATCCTTTCTGTGACCGTGAAAAAGAACTTGTCGATTTGATCACGCACGGCATGAACGGCGCGAACGTGACTCTTTTTTCTCCTCGTAGATATGGGAAAACCTCTCTAATCAAACGTGCCCAGAATGAGTTGCATGATCAAGGTGCTTACGTCTTTTATGTTGATTTTTATCGAGTAATGTCGGTGGAAGACCTAGCCTCGCGGCTTGCGCGGGCGGTTTACGAAGGACTAAGCGAGTATGTGTCCTTTTTTGAGAAGGGCAAAAAAGCTTTGTTGGAATTTTTCAGGACTTACCGCCCGGTATTTACTCCAACTGAAGATGGCGGGATCGAAATAGATGTGCGCGCTACTGAGGGCATTTCTGGTTATGATTTGCTTGAATCCTTACTCAAAGAAATAGGGCGGTTTGCCGAAAAAGCGGACAGACCCGTGCACATCGCCATGGATGAATTTCAGGATATTGTGGAAGTGGACAAGGGTAAAACCGAAGCCTTGTTGCGGACCCATATCCAGATGCATGGAGCCGGGTATATCTTTGCGGGCAGCAGGCGGCGTATTCTCAAATCCATGTTTACGGACAGGCACCGTCCATTCTATAACAGCACACTTTTGATGGAGTTGCCCCCGCTGCCCCATGAAGATCTTGTGGAGTATATCGTCGATCTTTTCAGCAAAGGCGGTAAATCTATTTCACGCGAAGCCGCTGTTTTGGTTTCTTCTCTCGTTGATCAATATCCGTATTACGCCCAGCTGTTCAGCTACTTGTTGTTTGGAATGGGGACTGACCCAAGCCTTGATGATGTTGATGAATGCTTTGAATCATTGTTGGCGAGCGAAAGATATTCTTATCAGGGAATTGTAGATGGTTTGACTCCGGTACAGCTTGCCTTGCTGGTCGGGTTGGCAAAGTTTCCCGGAAGCAAAGTTACCTCGCAGGTCTTCCTGAAAGAAACAAATCTGTCATCCGGCGGGGTGCAAAAAGCTTTGAAGCATTTGAGTGTGCAAGACTTGATTAGCGATGAAAAGAACGGCTGGGAACTTGTCGACCCGGTATTCAGGAAGTGGCTGATCAGAACATTTTAA
- a CDS encoding iron-containing alcohol dehydrogenase — protein MNSSFNFYIPTNIVFGPGRIKELASMELPGKKALIVTTSGKSVIKFGYLDMVKDALREHGIESVVFNKILPNPTLDHVMEGAQVARDSNCDFIIGLGGGSPIDSAKSIAIMVNNPGNYWDYIPAGTGKGKSVTEPVLPLVAIPTTAGTGTEADPWTVITNMETQEKIGFGLVPDTFPVISIVDPELMVSIPPHLTAYQGMDAFFHAAEGYLATVSQPASDHFALGSIELINKFLPRAVKDGSDLEARTALAWASTQSGLVESTSCCISQHSMEHALSAFDPAVPHGAGLILLSIPYFTFMAEKAPERFPAMAKAMGVNVDALPENERPMAFVKALKELITAIDCDSLSIKDFKLEKSQCEALADNAMTAMGFLFDLDPYKMSKEECVAIFEQVFEG, from the coding sequence ATGAATTCTTCTTTCAATTTCTACATTCCCACCAATATTGTTTTCGGCCCCGGTCGCATCAAGGAACTGGCATCAATGGAACTGCCCGGCAAAAAGGCACTCATCGTGACCACATCCGGTAAATCCGTAATCAAATTCGGTTACCTCGACATGGTCAAAGACGCGCTTAGGGAGCATGGCATTGAATCCGTAGTATTCAACAAAATCCTGCCCAACCCCACCCTCGATCACGTCATGGAAGGCGCGCAGGTTGCCCGTGACAGCAACTGCGATTTCATCATCGGACTCGGCGGCGGCAGCCCCATTGATTCCGCCAAATCCATCGCCATCATGGTCAACAACCCCGGCAACTACTGGGATTACATCCCTGCCGGAACAGGCAAAGGCAAATCCGTTACCGAACCGGTCCTGCCGCTGGTAGCCATCCCCACCACCGCCGGAACCGGAACCGAAGCCGACCCGTGGACCGTTATCACCAACATGGAAACCCAGGAAAAAATCGGTTTCGGTCTCGTGCCCGACACCTTCCCGGTAATTTCCATCGTCGACCCCGAACTCATGGTCAGCATTCCACCGCATCTGACCGCTTATCAGGGCATGGATGCATTCTTCCACGCAGCCGAAGGCTACCTTGCCACTGTCAGTCAGCCCGCCAGCGACCATTTCGCCCTTGGTTCCATTGAGCTGATCAATAAATTCCTGCCCCGCGCAGTAAAAGACGGTTCCGACCTCGAAGCCCGCACCGCCTTAGCATGGGCCAGCACCCAGTCCGGTCTGGTGGAATCCACATCCTGCTGCATCTCCCAGCACTCCATGGAACACGCCCTCTCCGCATTCGACCCCGCAGTGCCCCACGGCGCAGGGCTGATCTTACTCAGCATCCCTTACTTCACCTTCATGGCTGAAAAAGCCCCGGAACGGTTCCCGGCCATGGCAAAAGCAATGGGCGTAAACGTGGACGCCCTGCCTGAAAATGAACGTCCCATGGCTTTCGTCAAAGCACTCAAAGAGCTCATCACAGCCATTGACTGCGACTCCCTGAGTATCAAGGACTTCAAACTCGAAAAATCACAGTGCGAAGCCCTCGCAGACAACGCCATGACCGCCATGGGTTTCCTCTTCGACCTTGATCCTTACAAGATGAGCAAAGAAGAGTGCGTAGCTATTTTTGAGCAGGTTTTTGAGGGGTAG